A single Pantoea rwandensis DNA region contains:
- a CDS encoding c-type cytochrome, which translates to MIKSILALFLGTMTFAAVADEAGSDALVKRGEYLARAGDCVACHSTAGGKPFAGGLPMATPIGTIYSTNITPDKTTGIGDYSYDDFQKAVRHGVAKNGDTLYPAMPYPSYAVVSDDDMQALYAYFMHGVQPVSQANKDSDIPWPLSMRWPLSIWRGMFAPDVKAFQPAAQEDPALARGRYLVEGLGHCGACHTPRSITMQEKALTNGEGNDYLSGSSAPIDGWTASNLRGDNRDGLGRWSEGDLKQFLRYGRNDHTAVFGGMTDVVQHSLQYLNDEDISAIAKYLKSLGAKDASQTVFTQDDAVAKALWKGDDSQPGASVYVDSCAACHKTDGSGYQRFYPALRGNPVVMAEDPTSLIHIVLVGGTLPGVQGAPSAITMPAFGWRLNDNQVADVVNFIRGSWGNGAKSTVTAKDVAKLRKDEAVESKQGSADIKVLEGQ; encoded by the coding sequence ATGATCAAAAGCATTTTGGCCCTGTTTCTGGGCACGATGACGTTCGCCGCAGTGGCGGACGAAGCAGGTTCGGACGCACTGGTAAAGCGCGGTGAGTATCTGGCGCGCGCGGGCGACTGCGTGGCCTGTCACAGCACTGCAGGCGGCAAGCCGTTTGCAGGTGGCTTACCGATGGCGACGCCCATTGGCACCATTTACTCCACCAACATCACGCCGGATAAAACCACCGGTATCGGTGACTACAGCTACGACGATTTCCAGAAAGCGGTGCGTCACGGCGTGGCGAAAAATGGCGATACGCTCTATCCAGCGATGCCTTATCCGTCTTACGCGGTGGTCAGCGATGACGACATGCAGGCGTTGTATGCCTACTTTATGCATGGCGTACAGCCGGTGTCGCAGGCTAACAAAGACAGCGATATTCCCTGGCCGCTGTCGATGCGCTGGCCGCTCTCCATCTGGCGCGGCATGTTTGCACCAGACGTGAAAGCGTTCCAGCCAGCCGCGCAGGAAGATCCGGCGCTGGCGCGTGGTCGTTATCTGGTGGAAGGATTGGGTCACTGCGGTGCCTGCCATACGCCACGCAGCATCACCATGCAGGAAAAAGCGCTGACCAACGGTGAAGGCAATGATTACCTGTCAGGCAGCAGCGCACCGATTGACGGCTGGACCGCCAGCAATCTGCGTGGTGACAACCGTGATGGTTTAGGCCGCTGGAGCGAAGGTGACCTGAAACAGTTCCTGCGCTATGGCCGCAACGATCACACCGCTGTGTTTGGTGGCATGACCGACGTGGTACAGCACAGCCTGCAGTATTTGAACGACGAAGATATCAGCGCCATTGCTAAGTATCTGAAATCGCTGGGTGCGAAGGATGCCAGCCAGACAGTGTTTACGCAGGACGATGCCGTTGCCAAAGCATTGTGGAAGGGCGATGACAGCCAGCCAGGCGCATCAGTGTATGTCGATAGCTGTGCGGCCTGTCATAAAACCGACGGCAGCGGCTATCAGCGCTTCTACCCGGCGCTGCGTGGCAATCCGGTGGTGATGGCCGAGGATCCCACCTCGCTGATCCATATCGTGCTGGTGGGCGGCACCTTGCCTGGCGTGCAGGGTGCACCGTCAGCCATCACCATGCCGGCGTTCGGCTGGCGTCTGAACGACAACCAGGTCGCTGATGTAGTGAACTTCATCCGCGGCAGCTGGGGTAACGGCGCGAAGTCGACGGTAACGGCGAAGGATGTGGCGAAGCTGCGTAAGGATGAAGCGGTCGAGTCGAAGCAAGGCAGTGCGGATATTAAGGTGCTGGAAGGGCAGTAA
- a CDS encoding GMC family oxidoreductase, with product MANELKKVDAVVVGFGWAGAIMAKELTEAGLTVVALERGPHRDTYPDGSYPQSIDELTYNIRKKLFQDLSKSTVTIRHDASQTAVPYRQLAAFLPGTGTGGAGLHWSGVHFRVDPVELNLRSHYEQRYGKNFIPEGMTIQDFGVSYDELEPFFDQAEKVFGTSGSAWSIKGQLQGKEKGGNPYAPDRSSAFPLPAQKRTYSAQLFAQAAESVGYHPYDMPSANTSGPYTNTYGAQMGPCNFCGYCSGYACYMYSKASPNVNILPALRQEPKFELRNNSYVLRVNLTDDKKRATGVTYLDGQGREVVQPADLVILSAFQFHNVHLMLLSGIGKPYNPISNEGVVGRNFAYQNISTLKALFDKNTTTNPFIGAGGAGVAVDDFNADNFDHGPHGFVGGSPFWVNQAGTKPISGLPTPKGTPNWGSQWKAAVADTYNHHISMDAHGAHQSYRANYLDLDPNYKDVYGQPLLRMTFDWQDNDIKMAQFMVGKMRKITEAMNPKMIIGGAKGPGTHFDTTVYQTTHMSGGAIMGEDPKTSAVNRYLQSWDVPNVFVPGASAFPQGLGYNPTGMVAALSYWSAKAIREQYLKNPGPLVQA from the coding sequence GTGGCAAATGAATTGAAAAAAGTAGATGCAGTGGTCGTGGGTTTCGGCTGGGCTGGCGCGATCATGGCGAAAGAACTCACCGAGGCCGGTCTGACGGTGGTCGCACTGGAGCGCGGTCCGCATCGTGATACCTATCCTGATGGTTCTTACCCGCAGTCGATTGATGAACTGACGTATAACATCCGCAAAAAGCTGTTCCAGGATCTGTCAAAAAGCACCGTCACTATCCGTCACGATGCTTCACAAACGGCGGTGCCTTATCGCCAGCTGGCGGCATTTTTGCCGGGCACCGGCACCGGCGGTGCGGGTCTGCACTGGTCCGGCGTACATTTTCGTGTCGATCCGGTGGAGCTGAACCTGCGCAGCCACTACGAGCAACGCTACGGTAAAAACTTCATCCCGGAAGGTATGACGATTCAGGACTTTGGCGTCAGCTATGATGAGCTGGAGCCGTTCTTTGATCAGGCTGAAAAAGTATTTGGTACGTCCGGCAGCGCCTGGTCGATCAAAGGCCAGCTGCAGGGCAAAGAGAAAGGCGGTAACCCTTACGCGCCGGATCGTTCCAGTGCTTTCCCACTGCCTGCACAGAAACGCACTTATTCTGCACAGTTGTTTGCACAGGCCGCTGAATCAGTGGGTTATCACCCTTACGATATGCCGTCGGCAAACACCTCAGGCCCGTACACCAACACCTACGGCGCACAGATGGGGCCGTGTAACTTCTGCGGTTACTGCAGCGGTTATGCCTGCTACATGTACTCCAAAGCGTCGCCGAACGTAAATATCCTGCCTGCACTACGTCAGGAGCCGAAGTTCGAACTGCGTAACAACTCCTACGTGTTGCGTGTGAATCTGACGGATGACAAGAAGCGTGCCACTGGCGTGACCTATCTGGATGGCCAGGGCCGTGAAGTGGTGCAGCCTGCAGATCTGGTTATTCTGTCGGCGTTCCAGTTCCATAACGTGCATCTGATGTTGCTGTCAGGCATCGGCAAACCGTATAACCCGATCAGCAACGAAGGTGTAGTAGGCCGTAACTTTGCCTATCAGAACATCTCGACCCTGAAAGCGCTGTTCGACAAGAACACCACCACCAACCCGTTTATCGGGGCAGGCGGTGCGGGCGTCGCGGTGGATGACTTCAACGCGGATAACTTCGACCACGGTCCACACGGTTTTGTCGGCGGCTCACCGTTCTGGGTGAATCAGGCGGGTACCAAGCCGATCTCCGGTCTGCCAACGCCAAAAGGCACGCCAAACTGGGGCAGCCAGTGGAAAGCTGCTGTCGCCGATACTTACAACCATCACATTTCGATGGATGCGCACGGTGCGCACCAGTCGTATCGCGCTAACTATCTCGATCTCGATCCGAACTACAAAGATGTCTATGGTCAGCCGCTGCTGCGCATGACTTTTGACTGGCAGGATAACGACATCAAGATGGCGCAGTTTATGGTCGGCAAGATGCGCAAAATCACCGAAGCGATGAACCCAAAAATGATCATCGGCGGCGCCAAAGGACCAGGCACGCACTTCGATACTACCGTGTACCAGACCACGCACATGAGCGGCGGTGCGATCATGGGTGAAGATCCGAAAACCAGTGCGGTAAACCGCTATCTGCAGAGCTGGGATGTGCCAAACGTGTTTGTCCCTGGTGCGTCTGCGTTCCCGCAGGGCCTCGGCTACAACCCAACCGGCATGGTGGCGGCGCTGAGCTACTGGTCAGCCAAAGCTATCCGCGAGCAGTATCTGAAAAACCCCGGCCCACTGGTTCAGGCATAA
- a CDS encoding gluconate 2-dehydrogenase subunit 3 family protein produces the protein MSEQKNGHSRRDFLLRTITLAPAMAVGGSAMGALVVPMAAGAAEQPVAPQQARAYQPTWFTAEEFAFITAAVARLIPNDERGPGALEAGVPEFIDRQMNTPYATGSNWYMQGPFNPDLPKELGYQSPLVPQQIYRLGLADADGWSKKQHGKVFAELTGEQQDALLTAFESGQAEFPQLAAKTFFSFLLQNTREGYFSDPIHGGNQGMVGWKLIGFPGARADFMDWVERGERYPFPSVDIRGERA, from the coding sequence ATGTCAGAACAAAAAAATGGCCACAGTCGCAGGGATTTTCTGCTGAGAACCATCACCCTGGCGCCAGCCATGGCCGTTGGCGGTTCGGCGATGGGCGCGTTGGTGGTACCAATGGCCGCAGGAGCAGCAGAGCAACCCGTCGCACCTCAGCAAGCACGCGCTTATCAGCCCACCTGGTTTACGGCGGAAGAGTTTGCCTTTATCACTGCGGCAGTGGCGCGCCTGATCCCCAATGACGAACGCGGCCCTGGCGCACTGGAAGCTGGCGTGCCGGAGTTTATCGATCGTCAAATGAACACGCCTTACGCCACCGGCAGCAACTGGTACATGCAGGGACCTTTCAATCCCGATTTGCCCAAAGAGCTGGGCTATCAGTCTCCGCTGGTGCCGCAGCAAATTTATCGCCTCGGCCTCGCTGATGCGGATGGCTGGAGCAAAAAACAGCATGGCAAAGTGTTTGCCGAGTTAACCGGTGAACAGCAAGACGCACTGCTCACTGCGTTTGAAAGCGGCCAGGCGGAATTTCCGCAGCTGGCAGCTAAGACCTTCTTCTCCTTCCTGCTGCAGAACACCCGCGAGGGTTACTTCAGCGATCCAATCCATGGTGGAAACCAGGGCATGGTGGGCTGGAAGCTGATTGGCTTCCCAGGCGCACGCGCCGACTTTATGGATTGGGTAGAGCGCGGTGAACGTTATCCGTTCCCGTCAGTGGATATTCGCGGGGAGAGGGCGTAA
- the sbmA gene encoding peptide antibiotic transporter SbmA, giving the protein MFKSYFPRPALFFSSAAIWSLIAIFAWFGFANDLPALWPSLHAAMQQPLPTNASRFIHASQLWFYAYYWIVAAIFALAWKVIDNHPWQRWSVWGAALIIFVTWFGVQVGVAVNAWYGPFYDLIQKALTKSGSVQIAEFYQQVLAFLGIALIAVVIGVMNSFFISHWVFRWRTAMNNYYMHNWQRLRHVEGAAQRVQEDTMRFASTLEDWGVSFIQAIMTLVAFLPVLITLSHHVKDIPLLGNIPYALVIAAVLWSVFGTGLLAIVGIKLPGLEFRNQRVEAAYRKELVYGEDNADRASPPTVNELFSRVRFNYFRLYFHYLYFNITRILYLQVDNVFGLFLLFPSIVAGTITLGLLNQITNVFDQVRSSFQYLISSWSTLVELMSIYKRLRSFEQILADIPHQEMMRESAE; this is encoded by the coding sequence ATGTTTAAGTCCTATTTTCCGCGGCCAGCGCTGTTTTTCAGCTCGGCCGCGATTTGGAGTTTGATTGCGATTTTCGCCTGGTTCGGCTTTGCCAATGATTTGCCTGCCCTGTGGCCTTCGCTGCATGCGGCGATGCAACAGCCGCTGCCCACCAATGCCAGCCGTTTTATTCACGCCAGCCAGTTATGGTTCTATGCCTATTACTGGATTGTTGCGGCGATTTTCGCCCTTGCCTGGAAGGTGATTGATAACCATCCGTGGCAGCGCTGGTCAGTGTGGGGCGCAGCCTTAATCATCTTTGTCACCTGGTTTGGTGTGCAGGTCGGCGTAGCGGTCAATGCCTGGTATGGTCCATTCTATGATTTGATTCAAAAGGCCTTAACCAAATCTGGATCGGTGCAGATTGCTGAATTTTACCAGCAGGTTCTCGCCTTTTTAGGTATCGCATTGATTGCGGTAGTGATTGGCGTGATGAACTCATTCTTTATCAGCCACTGGGTGTTCCGCTGGCGCACCGCGATGAACAACTATTACATGCATAACTGGCAGCGCCTGCGCCATGTTGAAGGTGCCGCACAGCGTGTTCAGGAAGACACCATGCGCTTTGCCAGCACGCTGGAAGATTGGGGCGTGAGCTTTATTCAGGCGATTATGACGCTGGTGGCGTTCCTGCCGGTGCTGATCACCCTGTCACACCACGTCAAAGATATCCCGCTGCTAGGCAACATTCCGTATGCGCTGGTGATTGCGGCGGTGCTATGGTCGGTGTTTGGTACCGGACTGCTGGCGATAGTCGGGATTAAATTACCGGGGCTGGAGTTCCGCAATCAGCGAGTTGAAGCTGCCTATCGTAAAGAGTTGGTGTATGGCGAAGACAACGCCGATCGCGCGTCACCGCCGACGGTGAATGAGCTGTTTAGCCGCGTGCGCTTTAACTATTTCCGTCTCTATTTCCACTATCTCTATTTCAACATCACCCGCATTCTCTATCTACAGGTCGATAACGTGTTCGGGCTGTTCCTGCTGTTCCCGTCGATTGTGGCCGGGACCATTACGCTCGGTTTGCTCAACCAGATAACCAATGTGTTTGATCAGGTACGATCGTCGTTCCAGTATCTGATCTCGTCGTGGTCAACGCTGGTAGAACTGATGTCGATCTACAAACGTCTGCGCAGCTTCGAGCAAATTCTGGCGGATATCCCGCATCAAGAGATGATGCGCGAGTCGGCTGAGTAA
- a CDS encoding dihydroxyacetone kinase subunit DhaK, which translates to MSQFFMHEKNDLVNEAIEGVLLSTPWHNLSRLDLGDEIRVVVRTDWDKSKVALISGGGSGHEPAHAGFVGKGMLTAAVCGDIFASPSVDAVLNAIINVTGDAGCLLIVKNYTGDRLNFGLAAEKAKNLGYNVELVMLQDDIALPENPQPRGIAGTVLVHKIAGFAAEQGQSLEDVKALAQRAIDATSSIGLAFATCHIPGEKRDERVEAGHSELGMGIHGEPGVITLDTQNSRKISSIMTDKLAQALPDGKQALLLINNLGGFSQLELAVLTREVLQSPLAARVTHLIGPATLVSALDMKGFSLSLLALEEPFLEALNAPVQVLGWVPVYDFAPISLQSAEKVGSVLDFDPSENAQVAELVDRVTQTLIDLESELNALDAKVGDGDTGSTFAAGAKKIQRGLRDKQLPLDELPTLMALIGEQLATVMGGSSGVLMSILFTSAGQQLEEGSALPQALMHGLERMKHYGGAQPGHRTLVDALQPALEALVAGESLAAAAKAAQLGADATAKMQSAKAGRSAYLNQQSLDGVKDPGAYAVEKVFTVLAG; encoded by the coding sequence ATGAGCCAGTTTTTTATGCATGAGAAAAACGATCTGGTGAACGAAGCCATCGAAGGGGTTTTGCTGAGCACGCCATGGCATAACCTGAGCCGTCTCGATCTCGGTGATGAGATCCGCGTGGTGGTGCGTACGGATTGGGATAAGAGCAAAGTGGCGCTGATCTCCGGCGGCGGATCGGGGCATGAACCGGCGCATGCCGGTTTTGTCGGCAAAGGCATGCTCACGGCGGCGGTGTGCGGAGACATTTTTGCCTCACCGAGCGTCGATGCGGTGCTCAATGCCATCATCAATGTCACTGGCGATGCCGGTTGCCTGTTGATTGTGAAGAACTACACCGGCGATCGCCTGAACTTCGGGCTGGCGGCGGAGAAAGCGAAAAACCTCGGCTACAACGTCGAGTTGGTGATGCTGCAGGACGATATTGCGCTACCGGAAAATCCACAGCCACGCGGTATCGCTGGAACCGTGCTGGTGCACAAGATCGCTGGTTTTGCTGCCGAGCAGGGGCAATCGCTGGAAGATGTTAAAGCGCTGGCGCAACGTGCCATCGACGCCACGTCATCGATTGGGCTGGCCTTTGCCACCTGCCATATTCCCGGCGAAAAGCGTGATGAACGTGTCGAAGCGGGCCATAGCGAGCTGGGCATGGGCATCCACGGTGAACCCGGTGTCATCACGCTGGACACGCAAAACAGCCGTAAAATTAGCAGCATTATGACGGATAAGCTGGCGCAGGCGCTGCCCGACGGCAAGCAGGCCCTGCTGCTGATCAACAACCTCGGCGGATTTTCACAACTGGAGTTGGCGGTATTGACGCGTGAAGTGTTGCAGTCGCCACTGGCGGCGCGGGTCACCCATCTGATCGGCCCGGCAACCCTGGTCAGCGCGTTGGATATGAAAGGGTTCTCACTGTCATTGCTGGCGCTGGAGGAACCGTTCCTGGAGGCGCTGAATGCGCCAGTGCAAGTGCTGGGTTGGGTGCCGGTCTATGACTTCGCCCCGATCAGTTTGCAGAGTGCTGAAAAGGTTGGCAGCGTGCTGGATTTCGATCCGTCCGAGAATGCTCAGGTGGCTGAGTTGGTGGACCGCGTGACGCAGACGTTGATCGATCTGGAAAGCGAACTCAACGCGCTGGATGCCAAAGTCGGCGACGGTGATACCGGCTCAACCTTTGCGGCAGGTGCGAAGAAGATTCAGCGCGGTCTGCGTGACAAGCAGTTGCCACTGGATGAGCTGCCAACCCTGATGGCGCTGATCGGTGAACAACTGGCCACGGTGATGGGCGGATCGAGTGGTGTGCTGATGTCGATTCTGTTCACCAGCGCCGGTCAACAGCTTGAAGAGGGCAGCGCTTTGCCGCAGGCGTTGATGCACGGTCTGGAACGTATGAAGCATTACGGTGGCGCGCAGCCGGGACATCGTACGTTAGTGGATGCGCTGCAACCTGCGCTGGAGGCGTTAGTGGCGGGTGAGTCACTGGCCGCTGCGGCGAAAGCCGCTCAGCTAGGCGCGGATGCCACGGCAAAAATGCAGAGTGCCAAAGCGGGACGTTCAGCGTATCTGAATCAGCAGAGTCTGGATGGGGTGAAAGATCCGGGTGCTTACGCCGTTGAGAAGGTGTTTACGGTGCTGGCTGGTTGA
- a CDS encoding YncE family protein has product MKAIKTTWALRPLLLATALLSSSAVLAAESQPLNQVISKGAYELAFSNSDNALFLATAQNASGKGGTVYRLDPQDLSVKQTISTDLPTFGAAINQKTNTLFFGNTRDAALTSVDASSGKVLNSLVLDARQRSENVRPLQPREVVADAATDRVYVTGLGEQSVVWVVDGKTLKLVSTVPNTGKMGTGLAIDSAAQKLYVTNADGELVTINTRLNAIEKRQKIDGDKDHFFLNIALDTQGHRIFLSDSKQPQVLVLDSRTQQVIHKIDVPESLAVLFNADRNELYVTHRKAGEISIIDASSYKVKRTVKAPGLPNSLALSADGKALFVSIKQPGTRKEPPKNPDSVLKIDL; this is encoded by the coding sequence ATGAAAGCGATTAAAACAACATGGGCGCTGCGTCCATTGCTGCTGGCAACGGCGCTGTTATCTTCCTCTGCGGTGCTGGCTGCGGAGTCTCAGCCGCTGAACCAGGTGATTTCCAAAGGGGCCTACGAACTGGCGTTCAGCAACAGCGATAACGCGCTGTTCCTCGCCACGGCGCAAAACGCCAGCGGCAAAGGTGGCACCGTCTACCGTCTCGACCCGCAGGATCTGTCGGTGAAGCAGACCATCAGCACCGATCTGCCCACCTTTGGCGCTGCCATCAACCAGAAAACCAACACGCTGTTCTTTGGTAACACGCGTGACGCGGCGCTGACCTCGGTGGATGCCAGCAGTGGTAAAGTGCTGAACTCGCTGGTGCTGGATGCGCGTCAACGCAGCGAAAATGTCCGTCCACTGCAGCCGCGTGAAGTGGTCGCCGATGCGGCAACTGACCGCGTGTATGTCACTGGTCTCGGTGAGCAGAGCGTGGTGTGGGTGGTGGATGGCAAAACCCTGAAGCTGGTCAGCACCGTCCCAAACACCGGTAAGATGGGCACCGGTTTGGCTATCGATTCTGCGGCGCAGAAATTGTATGTGACCAACGCCGATGGCGAACTGGTGACCATCAACACGCGCCTCAACGCGATTGAAAAACGCCAGAAAATAGATGGTGATAAAGATCACTTCTTCCTGAATATCGCGCTGGATACCCAGGGCCATCGCATCTTCCTGAGCGACTCGAAACAGCCTCAGGTGCTGGTGCTGGATTCCCGCACTCAGCAGGTGATTCACAAGATTGATGTGCCAGAATCTCTGGCGGTACTGTTCAATGCCGATCGCAACGAGCTGTACGTCACGCATCGCAAAGCGGGTGAGATCAGTATCATCGACGCGAGCAGCTATAAAGTGAAACGCACGGTGAAAGCACCTGGCCTGCCGAACAGCCTGGCGCTGTCAGCAGACGGTAAAGCGCTGTTTGTCAGCATCAAGCAGCCGGGCACGCGTAAAGAGCCGCCAAAAAATCCGGATAGCGTTTTGAAAATCGATCTCTGA
- a CDS encoding DUF1471 domain-containing protein, with protein sequence MKSIKTFAAVVALTVLPFASFAQSITATDTTIDGAEAQIAAQAHKAGASYKVTEANFNNGVHMTAELTK encoded by the coding sequence ATGAAATCTATCAAAACTTTTGCTGCTGTTGTTGCCCTGACTGTTCTGCCATTCGCTAGCTTTGCGCAAAGCATCACCGCAACGGATACCACCATCGATGGTGCCGAAGCGCAAATCGCTGCTCAGGCGCATAAAGCTGGTGCTTCCTATAAAGTGACTGAAGCCAACTTCAATAACGGCGTGCACATGACTGCCGAACTGACCAAATAA
- a CDS encoding MFS transporter — MSLDTEVLETSIAVDKPAWGAVFAMAFGVFGLITAEFLPVSLLTPIADSLQVSEGQAGQTVTVTALVALLTSLVIGNITRRLDRRLVMLAFTLLLIASALLVAFAENLPMILLARVLLGMAIGGFWTLSTAITMRLVPSDQVPKALSIVFSGISLATIIAAPLGSYLGGLIGWRNIFLLTGVLGVLALFWQFFTLPAMPPENKARSGGVLDLLRNSLMRWGMLAVIMMFTGHFAFFTYLRPFLENSAQLNINQLSLVLLAFGVANFFGTSLAGFLVTRSVSLTLTGMALVMSVTAVVLVSFGNLPWLVGAGVAMWGLAFGSMPTGWSTWISRAVPDDAESGGGLLVATIQLAITAGAAAGGWMFDLNGAGGVFLASGVLMLLAAITIFTRVRHHG; from the coding sequence ATGAGTCTGGATACTGAAGTACTCGAAACAAGTATAGCGGTGGATAAACCCGCATGGGGCGCGGTGTTTGCCATGGCTTTTGGCGTGTTCGGTCTGATAACTGCCGAATTTCTGCCGGTGAGCTTGCTGACACCGATTGCCGACTCGCTGCAAGTGAGTGAAGGGCAAGCGGGACAAACGGTGACCGTGACTGCGCTGGTGGCGCTGCTCACCAGTCTGGTGATCGGTAACATTACGCGCCGCCTTGACCGTCGCCTCGTGATGCTGGCCTTCACGCTGCTGCTGATTGCCTCGGCGCTGCTGGTGGCATTTGCAGAGAACCTGCCGATGATCCTGCTGGCGCGCGTGCTGCTCGGCATGGCGATTGGTGGCTTCTGGACGCTCTCGACCGCGATTACCATGCGGCTGGTACCGAGCGATCAGGTGCCGAAGGCGCTCTCGATAGTGTTCAGCGGTATTTCACTGGCGACCATTATTGCCGCCCCGTTGGGAAGCTATCTGGGGGGCCTGATTGGCTGGCGTAACATTTTCCTGCTGACCGGTGTATTGGGTGTGCTGGCGCTGTTCTGGCAGTTCTTCACGCTGCCTGCGATGCCGCCAGAGAATAAAGCGCGCAGCGGCGGCGTACTGGATCTGCTGCGCAACAGCCTGATGCGCTGGGGCATGCTGGCGGTGATCATGATGTTCACCGGACACTTTGCCTTCTTTACCTATCTGCGTCCGTTCCTGGAAAATAGCGCACAGCTCAACATCAATCAGCTGTCGCTGGTGCTGCTGGCGTTTGGTGTGGCGAATTTCTTCGGTACTTCGCTGGCGGGCTTCCTGGTGACGCGTAGCGTCTCTCTGACGCTGACCGGCATGGCGCTGGTGATGAGCGTGACGGCGGTGGTGCTGGTGAGTTTTGGCAATCTGCCGTGGCTGGTCGGTGCGGGCGTCGCCATGTGGGGACTGGCGTTTGGTTCGATGCCAACGGGCTGGTCAACCTGGATCTCCCGTGCGGTGCCGGATGATGCCGAATCCGGCGGTGGTTTGCTGGTGGCAACCATTCAGCTGGCCATCACTGCGGGTGCCGCGGCAGGTGGCTGGATGTTTGATCTTAACGGTGCGGGCGGTGTGTTCCTCGCCAGTGGCGTGCTGATGCTGCTGGCGGCGATCACTATTTTCACGCGCGTCAGGCATCACGGTTAA
- a CDS encoding AraC family transcriptional regulator, whose translation MSRYEDLTSELLMGMRLYGVKYQRIALHTPFGLQYDDAPGKAQLHFVGRGSLMIRSASGVIYPLQAGDALLIPHGKAHALISSEDAICEPIDTFNSKPICDSVCDIGDSSEGCPDDSDVILFSACMAFELGGMQPLVHTMPDVMLVSTLLAQYPEIQPILDAMERETRDRKAGFAGILSRLADVVAAQIVRGWVENGCGKGSGLVQALRDPRLSQAMAAMHRAPGENWTVERLARESGSSRSVFAARFQTATGMTPLRYLTELRMRLAVERIVNEGEAVESVAFHLGYGSLAAFSRAFKRIVGSPPGALRAARETL comes from the coding sequence ATGAGCCGCTATGAAGATCTGACCAGTGAACTGCTGATGGGCATGCGCCTGTATGGCGTGAAATATCAGCGTATCGCCTTACATACCCCTTTTGGTTTGCAATACGATGACGCACCGGGCAAGGCACAGCTGCACTTTGTTGGCCGTGGATCGTTAATGATCCGCTCAGCGTCTGGCGTGATCTATCCGTTGCAGGCGGGTGATGCGCTGCTGATCCCGCATGGCAAAGCGCACGCGCTGATCTCCAGCGAGGATGCCATCTGTGAACCGATCGACACCTTCAACAGCAAACCGATCTGTGACAGCGTCTGTGACATTGGTGACAGCAGCGAAGGCTGCCCGGACGACAGCGATGTGATTCTGTTTAGCGCCTGCATGGCGTTTGAACTCGGCGGTATGCAGCCGCTGGTACACACCATGCCGGATGTCATGCTGGTGAGTACCTTGCTGGCGCAGTACCCTGAAATCCAGCCGATTCTTGATGCGATGGAGCGCGAAACCCGCGACCGCAAAGCCGGTTTCGCTGGCATTCTTTCCCGTCTGGCAGATGTGGTGGCAGCGCAGATTGTGCGCGGCTGGGTTGAGAACGGCTGCGGTAAGGGCAGCGGATTAGTGCAGGCGCTGCGAGACCCGCGTCTGAGCCAGGCGATGGCGGCCATGCATCGTGCGCCGGGCGAGAACTGGACGGTGGAACGTCTGGCGAGAGAATCGGGCAGTTCACGCTCGGTGTTTGCTGCCCGCTTTCAAACGGCCACCGGCATGACGCCGTTACGCTATCTCACCGAGTTGCGCATGCGGTTGGCGGTAGAGCGGATCGTCAATGAGGGCGAAGCGGTAGAAAGCGTCGCCTTCCACCTCGGTTATGGCTCGCTGGCGGCATTTAGCCGGGCGTTTAAACGCATTGTCGGCTCACCACCCGGCGCATTACGGGCAGCGCGCGAGACGCTTTAA